In Xanthomonas sp. SI, the following are encoded in one genomic region:
- a CDS encoding PQQ-binding-like beta-propeller repeat protein has product MPEVLWSIQPHAGYYINSVAVSGDGNVIAAGTFFHDYGGGSQSAGLDAVPVAQRKIFERIDPAATRSDVRGNQDGTFGTYAWDRTGQPLLAKEFDGWQGVYWVDVAANGSTVASCGWRSQNPYAGFIGAWSVPGGEELLSYPLTGGRGNMVSLDGRGLTLLAGADQGYLFCRTGAAANFPAPVYITLSAAGDTVVATGLSIDGSTGLVASYHGEIILFSIASGQPTALARWQLPNGAYTHVAALSGDGRRAYAGAGDGTLYAFDVAAFQRTPAPAWSVAAPGGVKTIYGLACDAAGDKVAIAGNLTQGGIVAVFADTGSAAQPQWTASSQYSPNCLAFDPSGRWLGLADGHPDGTPGGFTLWDASDGALQWNWAAGNMSWPIRVSGDASVVVGGSDDSSVTAFVGPGSATARSRPEADG; this is encoded by the coding sequence GTGCCTGAAGTGCTCTGGTCGATACAGCCGCATGCCGGCTACTACATCAATTCGGTGGCGGTGTCCGGCGATGGCAATGTCATCGCCGCCGGCACCTTCTTCCACGACTATGGCGGCGGGTCGCAGAGTGCCGGGCTGGACGCCGTGCCCGTCGCCCAGCGCAAGATTTTCGAACGCATCGACCCTGCCGCCACGCGCAGCGATGTGCGCGGCAACCAGGACGGGACCTTCGGCACCTACGCCTGGGATCGTACCGGCCAGCCGCTGCTGGCGAAGGAATTCGACGGCTGGCAGGGCGTGTATTGGGTCGATGTCGCGGCGAACGGCAGTACCGTCGCCAGTTGCGGCTGGAGGAGCCAGAATCCGTACGCGGGCTTCATCGGTGCCTGGTCGGTGCCCGGCGGCGAAGAGCTGCTGTCGTATCCGCTGACTGGGGGCCGCGGCAACATGGTGTCGCTGGATGGGCGCGGGCTGACCTTGCTGGCCGGTGCCGATCAGGGCTATCTGTTCTGCCGCACCGGCGCCGCCGCAAACTTCCCCGCGCCTGTGTACATCACGCTGAGCGCTGCCGGCGACACCGTCGTCGCCACGGGCCTCTCCATCGACGGCAGCACCGGGCTGGTGGCCAGCTACCACGGCGAGATCATCCTGTTCTCGATCGCGTCCGGACAACCGACGGCGCTGGCGCGTTGGCAGTTGCCCAATGGCGCCTACACCCATGTCGCGGCGCTGTCAGGCGATGGGCGCAGGGCCTATGCCGGCGCCGGCGACGGCACGCTGTACGCGTTCGACGTGGCCGCGTTCCAGCGCACGCCCGCGCCGGCCTGGAGCGTGGCGGCACCGGGGGGCGTGAAGACCATCTACGGGCTGGCCTGCGATGCAGCCGGAGACAAGGTCGCGATCGCCGGCAACCTCACGCAGGGCGGCATCGTCGCCGTGTTCGCCGATACCGGCAGCGCGGCCCAGCCGCAGTGGACGGCGTCCAGCCAGTACTCGCCTAACTGCCTGGCATTCGACCCTAGCGGGCGCTGGTTGGGGCTGGCCGATGGCCACCCCGACGGCACGCCTGGCGGGTTTACCCTGTGGGATGCGAGCGATGGCGCGCTGCAATGGAACTGGGCCGCGGGCAACATGAGCTGGCCGATCCGTGTGAGCGGCGATGCGTCGGTGGTGGTGGGCGGCAGCGACGACAGTTCGGTCACCGCGTTCGTCGGCCCCGGTTCGGCCACCGCCCGGAGCCGGCCGGAGGCGGATGGATGA
- a CDS encoding PilT/PilU family type 4a pilus ATPase, translating into MSTIDFTSFLKLMAHQKASDLFITSGMPPAIKVHGKITPITQTPLTSQQSRDLVLNVMTPAQREEFEKTHECNFAIGVAGVGRFRVSCFYQRNQVGMVLRRIETRIPTVDELNLPPVIKTLAMTKRGIIIFVGATGTGKSTSLAAMIGYRNQNSTGHIITIEDPIEFVHKHEGCIITQREVGIDTDSWENALKNTLRQAPDVIMIGEVRTREGMDHAISFAETGHLVLCTLHANNANQAMDRIINFFPEDRRSQLLMDLSLNMRGVVAQQLIPTPDGKGRRVAMEIMLGTPLVQDYIREGEIHKLKDVMKESTNLGMKTFDQSLFELYQAGEISYEDALRHADSQNEVRLRIKLAQGGDAKTLAQGMDGVEIAEVR; encoded by the coding sequence ATGAGCACCATCGACTTCACCTCGTTCCTGAAACTGATGGCGCACCAGAAGGCGTCGGATCTGTTCATCACCTCGGGCATGCCGCCGGCGATCAAGGTGCACGGCAAGATCACCCCGATCACGCAGACGCCGCTGACCTCGCAGCAGAGCCGCGACCTGGTGCTGAACGTGATGACTCCGGCGCAGCGCGAGGAGTTCGAGAAGACCCACGAGTGCAACTTCGCCATCGGCGTGGCCGGGGTCGGGCGCTTCCGCGTCAGCTGCTTCTACCAGCGTAACCAGGTCGGCATGGTGCTGCGCAGGATCGAGACGCGCATCCCCACCGTCGACGAGCTGAACCTGCCGCCGGTGATCAAGACCCTGGCGATGACCAAGCGCGGCATCATCATCTTCGTCGGCGCCACCGGCACCGGCAAGTCGACCTCGTTGGCGGCGATGATCGGCTACCGCAACCAGAATTCCACCGGCCACATCATCACCATCGAAGACCCGATCGAGTTCGTGCACAAGCACGAGGGCTGCATCATCACCCAGCGCGAAGTCGGCATCGACACCGACAGCTGGGAGAACGCGCTGAAGAACACCCTGCGCCAGGCGCCGGACGTGATCATGATCGGCGAGGTGCGCACCCGCGAAGGCATGGACCACGCGATCTCCTTCGCCGAAACCGGCCACCTGGTGCTGTGCACCCTGCACGCCAACAACGCCAACCAGGCGATGGACCGCATCATCAACTTCTTCCCCGAAGACCGCCGCAGCCAGCTGCTGATGGACCTGTCGCTGAACATGCGCGGCGTGGTCGCCCAGCAACTGATCCCGACCCCGGACGGCAAGGGCCGGCGCGTGGCGATGGAGATCATGCTCGGCACGCCGCTGGTGCAGGACTACATCCGCGAGGGCGAGATCCACAAGCTCAAGGACGTGATGAAGGAATCCACCAACCTGGGCATGAAGACCTTCGACCAGAGCCTGTTCGAGCTGTACCAGGCCGGCGAGATCAGCTACGAAGACGCGCTGCGCCACGCCGACTCGCAGAACGAAGTGCGCCTGCGCATCAAGCTCGCCCAGGGCGGCGACGCCAAGACCCTGGCGCAGGGCATGGACGGGGTGGAGATCGCGGAGGTGCGCTGA